The Candidatus Omnitrophota bacterium genome contains the following window.
TTAAGGGACAAGGACATGATTACAAAAAAGGCCCACACCGAAGGCATGCGTGTGTTTTTTAAAAACCTTATCAGCGATATTATGAACCCCAAACTAAAAAGATGCGAATATGTTTTTAAAAGGCTCATACTCAAGGATTATCTTAGCGCCTCAAACGCCGCTGATGTCATACAAGCGCTCATGCTCCTGCGTTCCATGCTCCTTGACCTGGTTTCATCACATTGCGGTGATGACATTGAAAAACTAAAAACAGCTAATAAGATAATTATAGAAGCTATGGGTAATAATATCGTCTGCGTTTCCGACATTTATAAAAAGAGGGATTTTGCCAGGCTTCAGACCATAATGATGTACGGTAAGAAGATGATAAGGATGCAGGATATTGATGAATTGTGCGAGCTTATATTAAAAGCGGCTGTTATGGAAAGCGGTTCGGACAGGGCCTCGCTTATGCTGGTAGAGAAAGACGATTATATGCGTATTAAAAGTTCTGTTGGCATACCCAGGAATATAGCGGCCAAGGCAAGGGTCAGGATAGGCTCTGGCATCTCGGGTATGGTCGCTAAGACAGGAGAGCCTATTATTATAAATAAAGGCCACGAAATACCAAAAGGTGTTAAAAGGTATATGCGCGGGTTGAAATTAAGGTCCGCGTTAAGCGTGCCTATCATGTCTAACGGGTTTTTGCTGGGTGTTTTAAACCTGGGTAAGTATAAAAACAAGCATCTCTTTGATAAGGATGATGCCGGGCTTCTTATGATACTTGCCCACGAAGCCGGTACGGCAATCAGCAATTGCAGGCTTTTCCAGGAGATGCATGAATTATACGAGGGGAGTATATTTTCGCTCGCGGCCGCGATTGACGCCAGAGACCATTATACCCATGGACATTCAAGCAGGGTTACCGATATCGCCGTTGAAATAGGCAAGAAGTTAAAACTGCCGGAAGACACGCTTAAGAAGATCAGGCTTGCCAGCATGCTTCATGATATAGGAAAAATCGGTATCCCTGACAGCGTGTTGCTTAAGCCCTCAAGGCTTACGAGCCAGGAGTTTGATATTATTAAAAAGCATCCTATCTACGCGGTA
Protein-coding sequences here:
- a CDS encoding GAF domain-containing protein; this translates as MQYKNAKKEVCRLLKNMSAAIVEKWSESVFNVPGFLRDKDMITKKAHTEGMRVFFKNLISDIMNPKLKRCEYVFKRLILKDYLSASNAADVIQALMLLRSMLLDLVSSHCGDDIEKLKTANKIIIEAMGNNIVCVSDIYKKRDFARLQTIMMYGKKMIRMQDIDELCELILKAAVMESGSDRASLMLVEKDDYMRIKSSVGIPRNIAAKARVRIGSGISGMVAKTGEPIIINKGHEIPKGVKRYMRGLKLRSALSVPIMSNGFLLGVLNLGKYKNKHLFDKDDAGLLMILAHEAGTAISNCRLFQEMHELYEGSIFSLAAAIDARDHYTHGHSSRVTDIAVEIGKKLKLPEDTLKKIRLASMLHDIGKIGIPDSVLLKPSRLTSQEFDIIKKHPIYAVNILKHLPRLKDVVPIVYHEHERFDGQGYVSRLKGDAIPIESRVIAVADAFEAMTSNRPYRKSMFRQKAIDEIRRNAGTQFDPVVARAFLKIMKQ